The following proteins are encoded in a genomic region of Chloroflexota bacterium:
- a CDS encoding amidohydrolase, giving the protein MRTADWILHNARVYTMDKRLPVAASVALSAGRILAVSERPDELLPLLSPAGRAIDLRGATVLPGFTDGHVHFLEYARKLRRLALDGLASLDDVLEVVARRVSEAGPDEWVLGGGWDRNLWADPRFPTRHHLDRIAPHVPVALDSKDLHSVWANSRALEIAGITRDTPDPEGGEIERDESGEPTGILKENACKLLEAVVPKPGTEETVRAVREAIAKAHAVGVTGIHDCEKAEALACFGILHQRGELKLRVLAHLNKDTAEDAMRAGVFTGLGDATLRIGGLKLFADGSLGSRTAYMLQPFEGTDNCGICTMTKDEMRDWVLRACDAGISATVHAIGDRANREVLDVLAEARQRENTLRPPLRHRIEHAQLLTEEDIPRFAALDIIASVQPTHATADYEMVDRYWGARGRWAYPFRSLLVHGTRLAFGSDCPVERLGPLLGIHAAVTRRRPDGSPGPDGWQPQERLTVEEAVRAFTMGNAYAAGLEGQLGSITPGKLADLAVLSEDIFTVDPMRIPAVKVLGTFFGGRLVYVNAAAEWVEGLG; this is encoded by the coding sequence ATGCGAACTGCCGACTGGATTCTGCACAACGCGCGCGTGTACACCATGGACAAGCGCCTGCCCGTGGCCGCCTCGGTCGCCCTCTCCGCGGGCCGCATCCTGGCCGTGTCCGAGCGGCCGGATGAACTCCTCCCGCTGCTGTCGCCAGCAGGCCGCGCCATTGACCTCCGCGGCGCGACGGTCCTTCCCGGCTTCACCGACGGCCACGTCCACTTTCTGGAGTACGCACGGAAGTTGCGGCGCCTGGCGCTCGACGGGCTGGCGTCGCTGGATGACGTGCTGGAGGTTGTCGCGCGGCGGGTGTCCGAGGCGGGGCCGGACGAGTGGGTGCTCGGCGGCGGCTGGGATCGCAACCTGTGGGCCGACCCGCGCTTCCCCACGCGCCACCATCTGGACCGCATCGCGCCCCATGTGCCCGTGGCGCTGGACAGCAAAGACCTGCACAGCGTCTGGGCCAACAGTCGCGCGCTGGAAATCGCCGGCATCACCCGCGACACCCCCGACCCCGAGGGCGGCGAGATTGAGCGCGATGAATCGGGCGAGCCGACCGGCATCCTAAAAGAGAACGCCTGCAAGTTGCTGGAGGCCGTCGTGCCCAAGCCCGGCACGGAAGAAACGGTGCGCGCGGTGCGTGAGGCCATCGCCAAGGCTCACGCCGTCGGCGTTACCGGCATCCACGATTGCGAGAAGGCCGAGGCCCTGGCTTGCTTCGGCATCCTGCACCAGCGCGGCGAACTGAAACTGCGCGTCCTGGCGCACCTGAACAAGGACACCGCCGAGGACGCCATGCGGGCGGGCGTGTTCACCGGCCTGGGCGACGCGACGCTGCGCATCGGCGGGCTAAAACTGTTCGCCGACGGCTCCCTCGGCTCCCGCACGGCGTACATGCTCCAGCCGTTTGAGGGCACGGACAACTGCGGCATCTGCACCATGACGAAGGACGAGATGCGCGATTGGGTGCTGCGCGCGTGCGACGCCGGCATCAGCGCCACCGTTCACGCCATCGGCGACCGCGCCAACCGCGAGGTGCTGGATGTGCTGGCCGAGGCCCGCCAGCGCGAGAACACCCTGCGCCCGCCGCTGCGCCACCGCATTGAGCACGCCCAACTGCTCACGGAGGAGGACATCCCCCGCTTCGCCGCGCTGGACATCATCGCCTCGGTCCAGCCCACGCACGCCACCGCCGACTACGAGATGGTGGACCGGTACTGGGGCGCGCGGGGAAGATGGGCCTATCCGTTCCGCTCGCTGCTGGTCCACGGCACGCGACTGGCCTTCGGCTCCGACTGCCCCGTGGAGCGGCTGGGCCCGCTGTTGGGCATCCACGCGGCGGTTACGCGCCGCCGCCCAGACGGAAGCCCCGGCCCCGACGGCTGGCAGCCGCAGGAGCGCCTGACCGTGGAGGAAGCCGTCCGCGCCTTCACCATGGGCAACGCCTACGCGGCGGGGTTGGAGGGGCAGTTGGGGTCCATCACGCCGGGGAAACTGGCCGACCTTGCGGTCCTGTCCGAAGACATCTTCACGGTAGACCCCATGCGGATTCCGGCGGTGAAGGTGCTGGGCACGTTCTTCGGCGGGCGGCTGGTGTATGTGAATGCGGCGGCGGAATGGGTGGAGGGACTTGGGTAG